The proteins below come from a single Burkholderia sp. FERM BP-3421 genomic window:
- a CDS encoding esterase/lipase family protein, with protein MTTSSADTCATRPVHEKARRRVPLQFDENGHPYFGSVASPESFRMRALCVMPPRHVIPVIFVPGIMGSNLKANEMAKRPGIPAWRPPNGIIDGLIEVGRRIRQSPKDRQIQMTPEEVEVDRSGDIHVPRNLYTLTKSEAERRGWGEIHLGSYGTVLAELEIALNEQYADAGTKDCKPLPVWEIAWTLKRRSGSASDEMVDVVDQDWRPVNTDVPPLSEQEFNRLDDYFYPVWACGYNWLESSELSSDRLIARIQEAIDWYKKDSYWISIDKVIVVTHSMGGMVARRAVQKAPDRILGVVHGVQPVGGAPVVYRRLRSGTEVNGWSDIGGAAAAVVMGWSAADVTCVMANSPGPLELLPTKHHPPGWLRFEQRRNGKTRELMPPMPISDPYAEIYAKRVQDVWWGMIDETLIDPANLAQKNNTNPSAMYGAALKKARLFHDRIKLDCHPVTFAHYGSDPGQVSFGRVVWTTSDEVGAEAESGLSDAQTQSFTRLGRAVLAFGEQKVSMKLENNESLATHGAVHAGDGTVALESGALIADATPTPKVFGMIGFDHSGSYRNKNVLSNVIYCIAKIVQLAPVVGKPSSSED; from the coding sequence ATGACGACTTCCTCCGCTGATACCTGTGCAACCCGGCCGGTGCATGAAAAGGCTCGCCGCCGGGTTCCGCTGCAGTTCGACGAGAACGGGCATCCGTATTTCGGGAGCGTGGCGAGTCCCGAGAGCTTCAGGATGCGGGCATTGTGCGTGATGCCGCCGCGACATGTGATTCCGGTCATCTTCGTGCCGGGCATCATGGGGAGCAATCTGAAAGCCAACGAGATGGCCAAGAGGCCTGGGATACCAGCGTGGAGACCGCCCAATGGAATCATCGATGGCTTGATCGAAGTGGGACGCAGGATCAGGCAAAGTCCGAAGGACCGGCAGATCCAGATGACGCCGGAAGAGGTCGAGGTGGACCGTAGCGGCGACATTCATGTGCCTCGGAACCTCTACACGCTGACGAAAAGCGAAGCGGAACGTCGCGGATGGGGGGAGATTCATCTCGGCAGTTACGGCACGGTCCTGGCCGAACTGGAAATAGCGCTGAACGAGCAATATGCCGATGCAGGAACGAAGGATTGCAAGCCGTTACCCGTTTGGGAGATTGCGTGGACGCTGAAACGCAGGAGCGGCTCTGCGTCGGACGAGATGGTCGATGTGGTGGACCAGGATTGGCGGCCGGTGAACACCGATGTGCCGCCCTTGAGCGAGCAGGAGTTCAATCGGCTGGACGACTATTTTTATCCGGTATGGGCATGCGGCTATAACTGGCTCGAAAGCAGCGAGCTGTCGTCCGACCGGCTGATCGCCCGTATTCAAGAGGCGATCGATTGGTATAAGAAGGATAGCTATTGGATTTCGATCGACAAGGTCATCGTCGTCACTCATTCGATGGGTGGGATGGTCGCAAGGCGCGCGGTGCAGAAGGCGCCCGACAGAATTCTGGGCGTCGTACACGGGGTGCAGCCCGTCGGCGGCGCTCCCGTGGTCTATCGACGTCTGCGCTCGGGGACGGAAGTGAATGGCTGGTCTGATATAGGTGGGGCTGCGGCAGCTGTTGTGATGGGGTGGAGCGCCGCCGATGTCACATGCGTAATGGCGAATTCCCCGGGCCCGCTGGAACTGCTGCCGACGAAGCATCATCCCCCCGGCTGGCTTCGCTTCGAGCAGCGGAGGAACGGGAAAACACGGGAGCTGATGCCGCCGATGCCGATCTCCGATCCGTATGCGGAGATCTATGCGAAGCGAGTGCAGGATGTGTGGTGGGGAATGATCGATGAGACGTTGATTGACCCTGCGAATCTTGCCCAAAAAAACAATACAAATCCTTCCGCGATGTACGGAGCCGCCCTTAAAAAGGCGCGGCTCTTTCATGATCGAATCAAGCTTGATTGTCATCCCGTCACATTCGCGCACTATGGCAGCGATCCGGGACAGGTGTCGTTTGGTCGTGTGGTGTGGACGACTTCGGATGAAGTGGGGGCTGAAGCGGAATCAGGATTGAGCGATGCGCAGACGCAGTCGTTCACGCGGCTCGGTCGTGCAGTGCTCGCCTTTGGTGAGCAGAAAGTAAGCATGAAATTGGAAAATAACGAAAGCCTGGCTACGCATGGCGCAGTCCACGCGGGGGACGGGACTGTCGCTCTCGAATCCGGGGCATTGATTGCAGATGCCACACCGACACCCAAAGTATTCGGCATGATCGGATTCGATCACTCGGGTAGTTACAGAAATAAAAATGTACTCAGCAATGTAATTTATTGCATCGCTAAGATCGTGCAATTGGCTCCGGTTGTGGGTAAGCCTTCATCAAGCGAGGATTGA
- a CDS encoding T6SS immunity protein Tli4 family protein: MSETKTYCFGRYLADIPVGAQVNGYASRYKYGYIKSSSLSRVEFDEYVGKREAVIRSGKQKDGYSLKGGGRISESIWIFELENQLLTGLSVGFEAHRWDGGRAFEMTQVGTMSDKYDEVLSTMKTSVLPNLHARDADDIPSQPGFCLKDGFIDDDGTTEQYEDSGMSFKFPQWPGILITVSASTTTKAGEKTLLQRVGSAWLPTNFILVKTLRRGKRTVNGRDGEEILWSFPTNHGFRSHQFQWEAQGTLSQPLNADLTVEFESGLQAKGGEWQRPNLSDEEAIAIFDAVVKSIRLRPTSDAKASRAAPPPTMPLGTLVQTGSACPQTGWWTCPEANGNELAGGGRRYFVAGSPMPVATILRGRTLADRLFGKPARYDVPTTWRLVGSDPANDADTTPASMIRTDE, encoded by the coding sequence ATGAGTGAAACAAAAACCTATTGTTTCGGACGCTATTTGGCGGATATCCCGGTTGGCGCTCAGGTGAACGGCTACGCTTCGAGGTATAAGTATGGATATATAAAATCGTCTTCGTTGTCTAGAGTGGAATTCGATGAATACGTCGGGAAGCGTGAGGCGGTGATCAGATCGGGAAAGCAAAAGGATGGATATTCGCTGAAGGGAGGTGGGCGGATAAGTGAGTCAATCTGGATTTTCGAACTGGAAAATCAATTGCTGACTGGCCTGTCGGTCGGGTTTGAGGCCCATCGATGGGATGGCGGACGTGCGTTCGAAATGACTCAAGTGGGCACGATGTCGGATAAATATGACGAAGTCTTGTCCACAATGAAAACGAGCGTGCTGCCGAATCTCCACGCGCGTGATGCCGACGATATACCTTCGCAGCCGGGGTTTTGTCTCAAGGATGGATTCATCGACGACGACGGCACGACCGAGCAATACGAAGACTCGGGGATGAGCTTCAAGTTTCCACAATGGCCGGGCATCCTCATCACGGTGAGCGCGAGCACCACGACCAAAGCCGGCGAAAAGACCCTGCTCCAGCGTGTCGGCAGCGCCTGGTTGCCCACCAACTTCATCCTGGTCAAGACGCTGCGCCGTGGCAAGCGTACGGTGAACGGCCGCGATGGCGAAGAGATCCTGTGGTCGTTCCCGACCAATCATGGATTCCGTTCGCATCAGTTCCAATGGGAGGCGCAAGGCACGCTGAGCCAACCGCTCAATGCCGATTTGACCGTGGAATTCGAGAGCGGACTGCAAGCGAAAGGTGGAGAGTGGCAGCGCCCGAACCTGAGCGACGAAGAAGCCATCGCGATATTCGACGCGGTGGTGAAATCGATCCGTCTGCGCCCGACCAGCGATGCGAAGGCATCGCGCGCCGCACCGCCTCCGACCATGCCGTTGGGCACGCTCGTGCAAACAGGTTCGGCGTGTCCTCAAACCGGTTGGTGGACGTGTCCCGAAGCAAACGGCAACGAACTCGCCGGAGGCGGGCGGCGGTATTTTGTCGCAGGATCGCCGATGCCGGTCGCGACGATCCTGCGCGGCCGGACCCTGGCCGACCGGTTGTTCGGAAAGCCGGCCCGATACGACGTGCCGACGACGTGGCGACTCGTGGGATCCGATCCGGCGAACGACGCGGACACGACGCCTGCGTCGATGATACGAACGGATGAGTAA
- the glmS gene encoding glutamine--fructose-6-phosphate transaminase (isomerizing): MCGIVGAVAQRDILPVLVDGLRRLEYRGYDSCGVALHQAGRLVRARSVDRVAQLRQAIADGELAGYTGIAHTRWATHGRPATENAHPHVSPDDARPRIALSHNGIIENHEALRAELEAQGYVFASQTDSEVIAHLVDSLYNGDLFDAVRDAVARLRGSYAIAVLCRDEPHRLVGARDGMPLVVGVGDGEHFLASDAIALANVTDRIAYLENGDVVDVQLHRHWIVDAAGRRVERELHTVAAHSAAADLGLYRCYMQKEIFEQPRAVADTLQELTSVMPEWFGDGAWRVFDGIDSVLLLACGGSYHAALTARYWIESLARLPVNVEIASEYRYRDGVPNPRTLVVAVSQSGETADVLGALQKARELGMPHTLAICNVATSALVRDCALNFITRAGVEIGVASTKAFTTQLVALFLLALALAQAKGRLSDEDEHAHLRALRHLPDAMSRVLALEPRIMAWAEQLTRRENILFVGRGMHYPIALEGALKMKEISYIHAEAYAAGELKHGPLALVSDQMPVVAVAPNDRLFEKLRSNMHEVSARNGRLFVFADSDCGIAAGEGIEVIRMDEYYGPLSPILHALPMQLLAFHAALARGTDIDKPRNLAKSVTVE; encoded by the coding sequence ATGTGTGGAATTGTTGGGGCGGTGGCGCAGCGGGACATCCTGCCGGTGCTGGTCGATGGCTTGAGGCGGCTCGAGTATCGCGGCTACGACTCGTGCGGGGTCGCGCTGCACCAGGCGGGGCGGCTCGTGCGCGCGCGCAGCGTCGACCGGGTCGCGCAATTGCGGCAGGCGATCGCGGACGGCGAGCTCGCGGGCTACACGGGCATCGCGCACACGCGCTGGGCCACGCACGGCCGGCCCGCGACGGAGAACGCGCATCCGCACGTCTCGCCCGACGACGCGCGGCCGCGCATCGCGCTGTCGCACAACGGCATCATCGAGAACCATGAAGCGCTGCGCGCGGAGCTGGAGGCGCAGGGCTATGTGTTCGCGAGCCAGACCGACAGCGAGGTGATCGCGCATCTGGTCGACAGCCTGTACAACGGCGACCTGTTCGACGCGGTGCGCGACGCGGTCGCCCGGCTGCGCGGCAGCTATGCGATCGCGGTGCTGTGCCGCGACGAGCCGCACCGTCTGGTCGGCGCGCGCGACGGCATGCCGCTCGTGGTCGGCGTGGGCGACGGCGAGCACTTCCTGGCGTCGGACGCGATCGCGCTCGCGAACGTCACCGATCGCATCGCCTACCTCGAGAACGGCGACGTGGTGGACGTGCAGCTGCACCGGCACTGGATCGTCGATGCGGCGGGGCGGCGGGTCGAACGCGAACTGCACACGGTGGCCGCGCACAGCGCCGCCGCCGATCTCGGCCTGTACCGCTGCTACATGCAGAAGGAGATTTTCGAGCAGCCGCGGGCCGTCGCCGACACTTTGCAGGAACTGACCTCGGTGATGCCCGAGTGGTTCGGCGACGGCGCGTGGCGCGTGTTCGACGGCATCGATTCGGTGCTGCTGCTCGCGTGCGGCGGCAGCTATCACGCGGCACTGACCGCGCGCTACTGGATCGAGAGCCTCGCGCGCCTGCCGGTGAATGTCGAGATCGCGAGCGAGTACCGCTATCGCGACGGCGTGCCGAATCCGCGCACGCTGGTGGTCGCGGTGTCGCAGAGCGGCGAGACCGCCGACGTGCTCGGCGCGCTGCAGAAGGCGCGCGAACTGGGCATGCCGCATACGCTCGCGATCTGCAACGTGGCGACGAGCGCGCTCGTGCGCGACTGCGCGCTGAACTTCATCACGCGTGCGGGCGTCGAGATCGGCGTCGCGTCGACCAAGGCGTTCACGACGCAGCTGGTGGCGCTGTTCCTGTTGGCGTTGGCGCTCGCGCAGGCCAAGGGGCGATTGAGCGACGAGGACGAGCACGCGCACCTGCGCGCGCTGCGTCATCTGCCCGATGCGATGAGCCGCGTGCTCGCGCTGGAGCCGCGCATCATGGCGTGGGCCGAGCAGCTGACGCGCCGCGAGAACATCCTGTTCGTCGGTCGCGGCATGCATTACCCGATCGCGCTCGAAGGCGCGCTGAAGATGAAGGAGATCTCGTATATCCACGCGGAGGCGTATGCGGCGGGCGAGCTCAAGCACGGGCCGCTCGCGCTCGTCAGCGACCAGATGCCGGTGGTGGCGGTCGCGCCGAACGACCGGCTGTTCGAGAAGCTGCGCTCGAACATGCACGAGGTCAGCGCGCGCAACGGCCGGCTGTTCGTGTTCGCGGACAGCGATTGCGGAATCGCCGCCGGCGAGGGCATCGAGGTGATCCGGATGGATGAGTACTACGGGCCGCTGTCGCCGATTCTGCATGCGCTGCCGATGCAACTGCTTGCGTTTCACGCAGCGTTGGCGCGCGGCACGGATATCGATAAGCCGAGGAATCTGGCGAAGTCGGTGACGGTGGAGTAG
- a CDS encoding type VI secretion system Vgr family protein produces MPTPSFTPASSSNPLEGLSSMFANFDQLWSIFSQSQRQLQVQLAPSAGLPGNVILPHELVGSEGICEPLHYTLRWLSTDVRLPLKAFNGVPIAFRVGDFTGARRTVSAIVTSAHQLASDGGFVLNEFVCRDALTILEHRTTWRVYRAVSIIDITRDILSAHRDGNGVLGNAFEFDMTGLTSTYPVRAFTMQAGESDAAFLMRHWRFEGICWYFTHDIKDGWPVHTLHLVDNVHAWRDNPAGTVRFHRADATERDDTITSFQAHRHLMPGAVFSASPDYRVAGVREVGETGIRDQGKYGNAFAVTLTDYRYDSPHVADDLRHYEQINRRRQQAHEQRTKHFTGEGVVRAFSGGAGTVFSLSGHAEMDQHPAEQRRLVLTRVETRVRNHLLTASPGKGPLALDADSADYLNRFECVRADIPIVPAFDPSAVPSVGPMSARVVGGQGLEIDVDADGRIAVRFPFARSDEHPRAGASGTPRDSARIRYALPWADNRAGTALWPRVGSEVLVVFQQNDPDKPIAIATMHDAHHAPAQFSGAGSLPANAALYGIRSKEVGGTGYGELLFDDTSREIKTKLSSEHGKTQLNQGWIGHPREDGLSEPRGEGFELRSDLPGAIRASQLLISTDARPNAKGAVLDRQELIGQLEAALAIAKQLADLSSVHEADGTDTAPQEKLVERIKQWDGGSQDGAAIALSAPDGIALSSPQGVMASAGTHVDVVAVQDVNVSTGRRILMRAAQGLSAFAKAGMKLIAGTGDVVVQAQQGRAEIGASERMHLYSLKELVIEAPSIVFRSNGVTQSFADGEVLTSSSGAHTIQSSGFSHVRGGGGTPDLPHMPASTMRTDEQFAVASRNGNAYPPFRHEVIDETRDTRDAGALATDGTNRNVVQDAQIRPLTFIPKP; encoded by the coding sequence ATGCCGACACCGTCGTTCACACCCGCGTCTTCCTCGAATCCGTTGGAAGGGCTGTCCTCGATGTTCGCGAATTTCGACCAGTTGTGGTCGATCTTCAGTCAATCGCAGCGGCAGTTGCAGGTGCAGCTGGCCCCGAGCGCGGGCCTGCCGGGCAACGTGATCCTCCCGCATGAGCTGGTCGGCAGCGAAGGGATTTGCGAGCCGCTGCATTACACGCTGCGCTGGCTGTCGACCGATGTGCGTTTGCCGCTCAAGGCCTTCAACGGCGTTCCCATTGCGTTCCGGGTCGGCGACTTCACGGGGGCGCGTCGAACCGTCAGCGCCATCGTCACGAGCGCGCATCAGCTGGCGTCGGACGGCGGGTTCGTCCTGAACGAGTTCGTCTGCCGGGATGCCTTGACGATACTCGAACACCGGACGACGTGGCGCGTCTATCGCGCCGTGTCGATCATCGACATCACGCGCGACATCTTGTCCGCGCATCGTGACGGCAACGGCGTGCTCGGCAACGCGTTCGAATTCGACATGACGGGATTGACTTCGACCTATCCCGTCCGCGCCTTCACCATGCAGGCGGGCGAAAGCGATGCGGCCTTCCTGATGCGCCACTGGCGATTCGAGGGAATCTGCTGGTACTTCACCCACGATATCAAGGACGGATGGCCGGTTCATACGCTGCATCTGGTCGATAACGTTCATGCGTGGCGCGACAACCCGGCCGGGACGGTTCGCTTTCACCGCGCCGATGCGACCGAGCGGGACGATACGATCACGTCGTTTCAGGCCCATCGTCATCTCATGCCGGGCGCGGTGTTTTCCGCTTCACCTGACTATCGGGTGGCGGGTGTCCGGGAAGTCGGCGAAACCGGCATCCGGGATCAGGGCAAATACGGCAACGCGTTCGCCGTCACGCTGACGGACTATCGCTATGACTCGCCGCACGTCGCGGACGACCTCCGGCACTACGAACAGATCAACCGGCGGCGTCAGCAGGCGCACGAGCAGCGGACCAAGCATTTCACCGGGGAGGGCGTCGTGCGCGCGTTCAGCGGCGGCGCGGGCACGGTTTTCTCGCTGTCCGGCCATGCGGAAATGGATCAGCATCCGGCCGAGCAGCGGCGCCTCGTACTCACCCGCGTCGAAACGCGCGTGCGCAATCATCTGTTGACCGCTTCGCCGGGCAAGGGGCCATTGGCGCTCGATGCCGACAGCGCCGACTATCTGAACCGCTTCGAGTGCGTTCGCGCGGATATCCCGATCGTCCCGGCTTTCGATCCGTCCGCCGTGCCGTCCGTCGGCCCGATGAGCGCGCGCGTCGTCGGCGGACAGGGGCTGGAGATCGACGTGGACGCGGACGGCCGCATCGCGGTCCGGTTTCCCTTCGCGCGAAGCGACGAGCATCCGCGCGCGGGCGCGAGCGGAACGCCGCGCGATTCCGCGCGCATCCGCTACGCGCTGCCGTGGGCGGACAACCGGGCAGGTACGGCGCTGTGGCCGCGGGTCGGAAGCGAGGTGCTGGTCGTATTTCAGCAGAACGATCCCGACAAACCCATCGCGATTGCGACGATGCACGATGCGCATCATGCGCCCGCGCAATTTTCCGGCGCGGGCAGCTTGCCCGCCAACGCCGCGTTGTACGGCATTCGTTCGAAGGAGGTGGGAGGGACGGGCTATGGCGAGTTGCTGTTCGACGATACGTCGCGCGAGATCAAGACGAAGCTCTCGTCCGAGCACGGCAAGACGCAATTGAATCAAGGGTGGATCGGCCATCCACGCGAGGACGGCCTGTCCGAACCGCGCGGCGAGGGGTTCGAGCTGCGATCCGATTTGCCGGGGGCCATTCGCGCATCGCAATTGCTGATTTCCACCGATGCCCGGCCGAATGCGAAGGGCGCGGTGCTGGATCGACAGGAACTGATCGGGCAGCTCGAAGCGGCGCTCGCGATCGCGAAGCAGCTTGCCGACCTGTCGTCCGTGCATGAAGCGGACGGCACGGATACCGCGCCGCAGGAAAAGCTCGTCGAGCGGATCAAGCAATGGGACGGCGGCAGCCAGGACGGCGCGGCCATCGCGCTGTCCGCGCCGGACGGCATCGCGCTGTCGAGCCCGCAGGGCGTCATGGCGTCGGCTGGAACCCACGTCGACGTGGTCGCGGTTCAGGACGTCAACGTCAGTACGGGCCGCCGGATACTCATGCGCGCGGCGCAAGGGCTGTCGGCATTCGCGAAGGCGGGCATGAAGCTCATCGCGGGCACCGGGGATGTCGTCGTGCAGGCACAGCAGGGCCGCGCGGAAATCGGCGCATCCGAACGCATGCATCTCTATTCGCTGAAGGAGCTGGTGATCGAGGCGCCGAGCATCGTGTTCCGCTCGAACGGCGTCACGCAGTCGTTTGCCGACGGTGAGGTGCTGACTTCATCGAGCGGCGCGCACACGATCCAATCGTCGGGATTCAGCCATGTGCGTGGAGGGGGCGGCACTCCCGATCTGCCGCATATGCCGGCGTCGACGATGCGAACGGACGAGCAATTCGCCGTGGCCTCGCGCAATGGGAACGCTTATCCGCCATTCCGGCATGAGGTGATCGACGAGACCCGGGACACGCGCGATGCGGGCGCGCTGGCAACGGACGGAACCAATCGGAACGTCGTGCAGGACGCGCAGATTCGCCCGCTTACCTTCATTCCGAAACCCTGA
- a CDS encoding winged helix-turn-helix transcriptional regulator, whose amino-acid sequence MRKMGKNALPSELVTAGKPSLLDAPQPGNVYAAECPTRLVLDRIADKWTVLILALLVHRPLRFNALLRQVEGLSQKVLSQTLKRLERDGLLSRTVHATVPVSVEYALTPLGATLARALGPLIAWAETHIDAVLAAREAYDERAIGCTTG is encoded by the coding sequence ATGAGGAAGATGGGGAAGAACGCACTGCCAAGTGAGTTGGTTACCGCCGGGAAACCGTCGCTGCTCGACGCGCCGCAGCCGGGCAACGTCTATGCCGCGGAATGTCCGACGCGGCTCGTGCTCGATCGCATCGCGGACAAATGGACCGTGTTGATCCTCGCGCTGCTCGTGCATCGTCCGCTGCGCTTCAATGCGCTGCTCAGGCAGGTCGAGGGGCTGTCGCAGAAGGTGTTGTCGCAGACGCTCAAGCGTCTCGAACGCGACGGGCTCCTGAGCCGCACCGTGCATGCGACGGTGCCGGTGTCGGTCGAATATGCGCTGACGCCGCTGGGCGCGACGCTCGCACGCGCGCTCGGCCCGTTGATCGCGTGGGCCGAGACGCATATCGACGCGGTGCTGGCCGCGCGCGAAGCCTACGATGAGCGTGCCATAGGCTGCACGACCGGTTGA
- a CDS encoding Lrp/AsnC family transcriptional regulator translates to MPAVSLDDLDLRLLRLLQADASLTNLELAERAHASPPTCLRRVRRLRELGVIVREIALLDAAAFGPTLTALIEITLDRQTAEDHAAFETYICAEAAVTQCYRVSPGPDFVVIAELPDMDAYDALARRLFTHAANVRNVRTFFSTHRAKFEANAPVPGAAPQR, encoded by the coding sequence GTGCCCGCCGTATCCCTCGACGACCTCGACCTGCGCCTGCTCCGTCTGCTGCAGGCCGACGCTTCGCTGACCAACCTCGAACTGGCCGAGCGCGCGCATGCGTCGCCGCCCACCTGTCTGCGACGCGTACGGCGCCTGCGCGAGCTGGGCGTGATCGTGCGCGAGATCGCGCTGCTCGACGCGGCGGCGTTCGGCCCCACCCTGACCGCGCTGATCGAGATCACGCTCGATCGCCAGACTGCCGAGGATCACGCGGCGTTCGAAACCTACATCTGCGCGGAGGCGGCCGTCACGCAGTGCTATCGCGTGTCGCCGGGGCCCGACTTCGTCGTGATCGCCGAACTGCCCGACATGGACGCCTATGACGCGCTCGCGCGACGCCTGTTCACGCATGCCGCGAACGTGCGCAACGTCCGCACTTTCTTCTCGACCCACCGCGCGAAATTCGAGGCGAACGCACCGGTGCCGGGCGCCGCGCCACAGCGTTGA